A portion of the Lysinibacillus timonensis genome contains these proteins:
- the iolG gene encoding inositol 2-dehydrogenase, with product MMNVGVIGAGRIGQLHVKNLKKMDGISVKGVADIAVDHLQEWARQESVEYVTTDIKQIIDDPSIHAIFICSPTTTHPELIKQIAQAKKHIFCEKPISFAVDETIEALRVVEKEGVVLQVGFNRRFDRNFKSVRQEIETGVVGKTHTLRIISRDPHPPSISYIKTSGGLYMDMMIHDFDMARYVMQKEIVEVYAKGAVLVDEKIGDVGDVDTAIVLLTFEDGTLGVIENSRKAIYGYDQRLEVFGEKGALIVENDRPTNITRYLESGITSDKPPHFFLERYNDAYITEVEAFIAAIKGEEVVACRGFDGLQAERIAEAARKSAETGKPVQLSSEVIQV from the coding sequence ATGATGAATGTAGGCGTAATTGGAGCGGGAAGAATAGGGCAACTCCATGTTAAAAACTTAAAAAAAATGGATGGTATATCCGTAAAAGGTGTAGCAGACATTGCAGTAGATCATTTACAAGAGTGGGCAAGACAGGAATCCGTTGAATATGTAACAACGGATATTAAACAGATAATTGATGATCCTTCTATCCATGCCATTTTTATATGCAGTCCAACAACGACACACCCTGAACTTATTAAACAAATAGCACAAGCCAAAAAACACATATTTTGCGAAAAACCTATTAGTTTTGCAGTTGATGAAACGATTGAGGCGCTGCGGGTTGTTGAAAAAGAAGGCGTCGTTCTACAGGTAGGTTTCAATCGTCGGTTTGATCGAAACTTTAAATCTGTAAGACAAGAAATCGAAACAGGGGTAGTTGGAAAAACACATACTTTACGAATTATTTCTAGAGATCCACATCCTCCATCTATAAGCTATATAAAAACATCTGGTGGTTTATATATGGATATGATGATTCATGATTTCGATATGGCTCGTTATGTCATGCAAAAAGAAATTGTAGAGGTGTATGCAAAAGGAGCAGTTTTAGTTGATGAAAAAATAGGTGATGTAGGTGACGTTGACACGGCAATTGTTCTGTTAACATTCGAAGATGGAACATTAGGTGTAATTGAAAATAGTAGAAAAGCGATATATGGTTACGATCAACGACTTGAGGTATTCGGAGAGAAGGGCGCCCTAATCGTCGAAAATGATCGTCCTACGAATATTACACGCTACTTAGAATCAGGCATCACATCTGATAAGCCTCCTCACTTTTTCTTAGAAAGATATAATGACGCTTACATTACTGAAGTGGAAGCATTTATTGCTGCTATTAAAGGTGAAGAAGTAGTTGCATGTCGTGGATTTGATGGTTTACAAGCTGAGCGAATAGCTGAAGCGGCAAGGAAATCAGCTGAAACAGGGAAACCAGTTCAACTATCAAGTGAGGTGATCCAAGTATGA
- a CDS encoding 5-deoxy-glucuronate isomerase yields MYRKLADLTGGYHELTARNDETNMLMDIGIHVLEAGERLTLHDSIQEMAILPLVAHVKLSWEGESVVVHRQDVFTESPYCLHVCKDVKVTIEAMDKSEILIQKTDNDGIFSSKLYTPNDCPNEDLGLGVWDNTALRTIRTIFDYETAPYSNLVIGEVISHPGRWSSYPPHHHDQPEVYYYRFNLEQGFGCAMVGPEAYRVEHNSFITIPGGLDHPQATAPGYAMYFCWMIRHLENNPWTERIYEEEHKWLLKES; encoded by the coding sequence ATGTATAGAAAACTAGCTGACTTAACGGGAGGCTATCATGAGCTGACTGCAAGAAACGATGAAACAAATATGCTTATGGATATTGGCATTCATGTACTTGAAGCAGGAGAACGTTTAACATTACATGATTCAATACAGGAGATGGCAATTCTCCCATTGGTTGCTCATGTGAAACTTTCTTGGGAAGGCGAATCTGTTGTTGTCCACCGACAGGATGTTTTTACAGAATCACCGTATTGTTTACATGTTTGTAAAGATGTAAAGGTAACAATTGAAGCAATGGATAAGAGTGAAATATTAATACAGAAAACAGATAATGATGGTATCTTTTCTAGTAAACTATATACGCCAAATGATTGCCCGAATGAAGATTTAGGCTTAGGCGTATGGGACAATACAGCTCTTAGAACAATTCGAACAATTTTCGATTATGAAACGGCACCATACTCCAATTTAGTCATTGGTGAAGTCATTTCTCATCCAGGTCGTTGGTCAAGTTACCCTCCTCACCATCATGACCAACCTGAAGTGTATTACTATCGCTTTAATTTAGAGCAAGGTTTTGGATGTGCAATGGTAGGCCCAGAAGCATATCGTGTTGAGCATAATAGTTTTATTACCATACCGGGTGGACTGGATCATCCACAAGCAACTGCACCCGGTTATGCTATGTATTTTTGCTGGATGATTCGTCATTTAGAAAACAATCCATGGACTGAGCGCATCTATGAGGAAGAACATAAATGGTTATTAAAGGAATCTTAG
- a CDS encoding LacI family DNA-binding transcriptional regulator: MRPTIYDVAQVAGVSIATVSKVVNKTGNISEKTRRHVKNVIKQLDYEPSSIASALSKKKTKTVGIIVPNIANPFYGEVTRLLEQIANRHDYSIILSSTYNQPEREKQYIRFLLQKEVDAIIIGTELLSDQEVMKLNKRNIPIAKLSVPIEEKKVISVTTDNFAGGYLAARHLYDNGHRSIKIIGDLTRQSECDRIEGFIAFYKEKGITISDEQIISREPLFEEEIPFIDLVLRSSEKVTAIFSTTDFQAVITMNALYELGYSIPEDYSVIGFDNTMYAKLSQPTLTTIEQPIREMTEMLFQQLLCAIETEQMTYKVNVFQPRLIERQSVRNIKKG, from the coding sequence TTGCGACCTACTATATATGATGTGGCCCAAGTTGCAGGTGTTTCCATTGCAACTGTGTCAAAGGTAGTAAATAAAACAGGCAATATTAGTGAAAAAACGCGACGTCATGTGAAGAACGTCATTAAACAATTAGATTATGAGCCAAGTAGTATCGCAAGTGCTCTTTCTAAAAAGAAGACGAAAACAGTAGGTATTATCGTACCTAATATCGCTAACCCATTCTACGGCGAAGTAACGCGGTTACTGGAACAAATTGCGAACCGTCATGATTATTCTATTATTCTCTCAAGTACTTATAATCAGCCAGAGCGAGAGAAACAATATATCCGCTTTTTATTACAAAAGGAAGTAGATGCGATTATTATCGGTACGGAATTATTAAGTGATCAAGAAGTGATGAAGCTCAACAAGCGTAACATACCGATTGCAAAACTATCAGTACCTATAGAAGAGAAAAAAGTAATAAGTGTAACGACGGATAATTTTGCTGGTGGTTATTTAGCTGCCCGTCATTTATATGATAATGGACATCGGTCAATTAAGATCATTGGAGATTTAACCCGACAATCTGAATGTGATCGTATTGAAGGCTTTATTGCCTTTTATAAAGAGAAAGGGATTACCATTTCGGATGAACAAATCATTTCAAGGGAACCGCTTTTTGAAGAAGAAATCCCATTTATAGACCTAGTACTGCGAAGTTCCGAAAAAGTAACAGCCATTTTTTCAACAACGGATTTTCAGGCTGTTATAACAATGAATGCTTTATATGAACTAGGTTATTCAATTCCAGAAGATTATTCCGTAATAGGTTTCGATAATACGATGTATGCCAAACTTAGTCAGCCTACATTAACGACCATTGAACAGCCAATTAGAGAAATGACAGAAATGTTGTTCCAACAGCTGTTATGTGCAATCGAAACCGAGCAAATGACATATAAAGTGAATGTGTTTCAACCTCGATTAATTGAAAGGCAATCTGTACGTAACATCAAAAAAGGATAA
- the iolC gene encoding 5-dehydro-2-deoxygluconokinase, with translation MTTISFSVNKKYDVVAIGRLCIDLNANEINRPMEDTMTFSKYVGGSPANITIGLSRLGLKTAFIGKVANDQMGRFIKRYLEKETIDTTNVVVDKTGAVTGLAFTEIKSPEECSILMYRDHVADLLLEPLEVQEDIIANAKVLLVSGTALASSPSREAVFLALEFAKKHGVKVLFDLDYRPYTWKNEAETAVYYNLAAEKSHIIIGTRDEFNMMENLYHEKFTDEETADKWFKHCAELVIIKHGGQGSIAYTPNGENVRSGIFETEVLKTFGAGDSYASAFLYQLMQGGTVEEAMKYGSASASIVISKHSCSDAMPTIEELEEKIRVGTYITT, from the coding sequence ATGACAACGATATCATTTTCAGTAAATAAAAAATATGATGTTGTTGCTATTGGTCGATTATGTATTGATTTAAATGCAAATGAAATTAACCGACCAATGGAAGATACGATGACATTTTCAAAGTATGTTGGAGGCTCACCTGCAAATATAACAATTGGTCTGTCCCGTCTCGGCTTAAAAACAGCTTTTATCGGGAAAGTAGCAAATGACCAAATGGGTCGCTTTATTAAGAGATATTTAGAAAAAGAGACGATTGATACAACGAATGTTGTAGTTGATAAGACGGGTGCTGTGACAGGGTTAGCGTTTACAGAAATTAAAAGCCCGGAAGAATGTAGTATTTTAATGTATCGAGATCATGTTGCTGATTTACTACTAGAACCGTTGGAAGTACAAGAAGACATCATTGCAAATGCAAAGGTTTTGCTTGTTTCTGGTACTGCTTTAGCAAGCTCTCCCTCTAGAGAAGCTGTTTTTTTAGCACTTGAGTTTGCAAAAAAGCATGGAGTGAAAGTGCTCTTTGATTTAGATTATCGTCCTTATACATGGAAAAATGAAGCTGAAACAGCAGTGTATTACAATTTAGCAGCTGAAAAATCTCATATCATTATCGGTACACGTGATGAATTTAATATGATGGAAAACCTATACCATGAAAAATTTACAGACGAAGAAACAGCGGATAAGTGGTTTAAGCATTGTGCAGAACTCGTCATTATTAAACATGGTGGTCAAGGGTCAATTGCATATACACCAAATGGAGAAAATGTACGTAGTGGCATTTTTGAAACCGAAGTATTAAAAACATTTGGTGCTGGCGACTCATACGCCTCTGCATTTTTATATCAACTAATGCAAGGCGGCACAGTCGAAGAAGCCATGAAATACGGTAGTGCTTCGGCATCTATTGTTATATCTAAACATAGTTGCTCAGATGCAATGCCGACAATCGAGGAGCTAGAAGAGAAGATCCGTGTAGGAACATATATAACGACTTAA
- the iolD gene encoding 3D-(3,5/4)-trihydroxycyclohexane-1,2-dione acylhydrolase (decyclizing), with protein sequence METIRLTTAQALVKFLNAQYVRFDNQEHPFIDGIFTIFGHGNVLGIGQAIAENPGRLNVYQGRNEQGMAHAAIAYAKQHHRKRIIACTASVGPGSANMVTAAATATANEIPLLLFPGDVFATRQPDPVLQQIEQTYNTTISTNHAFQSVSRYWDCVTRPEQLMSALLNAMRVLTCVESTGAVVVSLPQDVQGEAWDYPVSFFEKRVHTIERRIPTREAIEKAVQLLKEHKKPLLVVGGGVRYSRAEKEVLDFANKYHIPITETQAGKGAISSHELVNLGGIGVTGNLSANKAAKEADLIIGIGTRFSDFTTGSKSLFANKQILTINASTFHANKLDAHAIVSDAKLGIEALANALGEYNTSYENIKKLKDEWLNERKRLANTKVSDNFVPEIAGHLDHELKDYEQVLNTQLTQTSVVVRLNELLHPSSIITAAAGSLPGDLQRLWQTSEPYTYNMEYGYSCMGYEIAAALGVKLAEPEKEVYALVGDGSFLMLHSELVTSLQEKKKINIVLFDNAGFGCINNLQMGNGMPSYKTEFRYRDEQTNDTTGNIMAIDYAMIGEGYGLKTFRVHTMSELDDAIEKSKNSSISTLIDIKVLPKTMTDGYEAWWHVGIPEVAKSEAITIAYQEKEKYLRQARKY encoded by the coding sequence ATGGAAACAATTCGTTTAACCACTGCCCAAGCTTTAGTGAAATTTTTAAATGCACAGTATGTACGTTTTGACAATCAGGAACATCCATTTATTGATGGGATTTTTACAATCTTTGGTCATGGAAATGTGTTAGGCATAGGTCAAGCAATTGCAGAAAATCCAGGTCGCTTAAATGTATATCAGGGGAGAAATGAGCAGGGGATGGCACATGCTGCAATTGCCTATGCAAAACAGCATCATCGGAAAAGAATTATTGCTTGTACGGCATCAGTAGGCCCTGGATCGGCGAATATGGTTACAGCTGCGGCAACTGCTACGGCAAATGAAATTCCATTACTTTTATTTCCTGGGGACGTCTTTGCAACTAGGCAGCCAGACCCAGTTCTGCAACAAATCGAACAAACTTATAATACAACGATATCAACCAATCATGCATTCCAATCTGTGTCGAGATATTGGGATTGTGTCACTCGGCCTGAGCAGTTAATGAGTGCATTGTTAAACGCAATGCGTGTATTAACGTGTGTTGAAAGCACAGGAGCTGTCGTCGTATCACTTCCTCAAGATGTACAGGGAGAAGCATGGGATTACCCAGTTAGCTTTTTCGAAAAACGTGTGCATACTATTGAACGCCGTATCCCTACCCGAGAAGCAATCGAAAAAGCAGTACAATTATTGAAAGAACATAAGAAACCTCTTCTAGTTGTTGGCGGAGGTGTTAGATATTCGCGTGCTGAAAAAGAAGTATTGGATTTTGCGAACAAATATCATATTCCCATTACTGAAACGCAGGCTGGTAAAGGCGCAATATCTTCTCATGAGTTAGTAAATCTGGGTGGCATTGGCGTAACGGGCAATTTGAGTGCCAATAAAGCAGCAAAGGAAGCTGATTTAATTATTGGCATAGGAACAAGATTTAGTGATTTTACAACAGGTTCCAAAAGCTTATTTGCGAATAAACAAATTTTAACCATTAATGCTTCAACATTCCATGCGAATAAATTAGATGCACATGCCATTGTTTCGGATGCGAAACTTGGTATAGAAGCGTTAGCCAATGCTCTTGGAGAGTATAATACATCCTATGAAAATATAAAGAAATTAAAAGATGAATGGCTAAATGAACGTAAACGTTTAGCAAACACTAAAGTATCGGATAACTTTGTTCCTGAGATTGCAGGGCATTTAGATCATGAATTAAAAGACTACGAGCAAGTATTAAATACACAATTAACACAAACATCCGTTGTTGTTCGCTTAAATGAATTACTCCATCCTTCTAGTATTATTACAGCCGCTGCAGGGAGCTTACCAGGAGATTTACAGCGGTTATGGCAAACGTCAGAGCCCTATACTTACAATATGGAGTATGGATATTCGTGTATGGGGTACGAAATTGCAGCAGCACTTGGCGTAAAGCTAGCAGAGCCGGAAAAGGAAGTATATGCCTTAGTAGGAGACGGTAGTTTTCTCATGCTACATTCTGAACTTGTAACTAGCTTACAAGAAAAGAAAAAAATCAATATTGTACTCTTTGATAATGCGGGATTTGGTTGTATTAATAATCTACAAATGGGAAATGGGATGCCAAGCTATAAAACAGAATTCCGATATCGCGATGAACAAACAAATGACACGACTGGGAATATTATGGCTATTGATTATGCCATGATTGGAGAAGGTTATGGTTTAAAAACTTTCCGCGTTCATACAATGAGTGAATTAGATGATGCTATTGAAAAATCTAAAAATTCCTCTATAAGTACATTAATTGATATAAAAGTTCTACCTAAAACAATGACAGATGGATATGAAGCATGGTGGCATGTAGGTATACCGGAAGTAGCAAAAAGTGAAGCGATTACAATCGCTTACCAAGAGAAAGAAAAATATTTACGACAAGCTCGTAAATATTAG
- a CDS encoding CoA-acylating methylmalonate-semialdehyde dehydrogenase, producing the protein MNKTIQKIGNYVNGEWIDGSGDYMSVYNPATGEEIAKVSISTQEDVENAIAVAKEAFITWSKVSVPKRARILFKYQQLLVDNWDELARLITIENGKAYSEAYGEVQRGIECVEFAAGAPTLMMGSQLPDIATDVESGMWRYPLGVVGGITPFNFPMMVPCWMFPLAIACGNTFILKPSERTPLLAQRLAELFKQAGLPDGVLNIVNGAHDVVNTLTSHPDVKAISFVGSQPVAEYVYKRSAENLKRVQALSGAKNHSIVLADADLEFAAKEITNAAFGSAGERCMAAAVVAVEESIADEFVSMLKKNADAIKIGNGLDDGVFLGPIIRQEAKERTIHYIESGVEQGAKLVRDGRMDEEVNNEGYFLGATIFDHVTKDMKIWQDEIFAPVLSVVRVNDLSHAIEVANASHLANGACLYTNNAAAIRQFRETIDAGMLGINLGVPAPMAFFPFSGYKDSFYGDLHANGKDGVEFYTRKKMVTARFVEKK; encoded by the coding sequence ATGAATAAAACAATTCAAAAAATTGGTAACTATGTGAATGGTGAGTGGATAGATGGTTCAGGAGATTACATGTCAGTTTATAATCCGGCAACAGGAGAGGAAATTGCTAAAGTTTCAATATCAACTCAAGAAGATGTAGAAAATGCGATTGCCGTTGCAAAGGAAGCGTTTATCACTTGGTCTAAAGTTTCGGTCCCAAAACGAGCCCGTATTTTATTTAAGTACCAGCAACTTCTTGTAGACAATTGGGATGAACTTGCTCGACTCATTACAATCGAAAACGGAAAGGCGTATTCAGAAGCATATGGAGAAGTACAACGCGGGATTGAATGTGTTGAATTTGCTGCTGGTGCCCCAACTTTAATGATGGGTTCACAATTACCAGATATTGCAACGGATGTAGAATCGGGTATGTGGCGTTACCCACTAGGTGTCGTTGGAGGCATCACCCCATTTAACTTCCCAATGATGGTACCGTGCTGGATGTTCCCGTTAGCCATTGCTTGTGGTAATACATTTATTTTAAAACCATCTGAACGAACACCGCTACTCGCCCAGCGTTTAGCTGAATTATTTAAACAAGCAGGTCTTCCTGATGGAGTGTTAAATATTGTGAACGGTGCTCATGATGTTGTAAATACTTTAACATCACACCCGGATGTGAAAGCAATTTCATTTGTAGGATCCCAACCAGTTGCTGAATATGTATACAAACGATCTGCAGAAAACTTAAAACGTGTTCAAGCATTATCGGGAGCAAAAAATCATTCCATTGTATTAGCGGATGCAGACCTCGAATTTGCAGCAAAGGAAATTACAAATGCTGCATTTGGTTCAGCAGGTGAACGCTGCATGGCAGCGGCAGTTGTAGCAGTAGAAGAGTCAATTGCAGATGAGTTTGTTTCCATGCTAAAGAAAAATGCAGATGCGATTAAAATCGGAAATGGTTTAGATGATGGTGTGTTTTTAGGACCAATTATCCGCCAAGAAGCAAAAGAACGAACAATTCATTATATTGAATCTGGCGTCGAACAAGGAGCAAAACTTGTAAGAGATGGCCGAATGGACGAAGAGGTAAATAACGAAGGTTATTTCTTAGGAGCAACGATTTTTGACCATGTAACAAAGGATATGAAAATTTGGCAGGATGAGATCTTTGCACCCGTGTTATCAGTAGTTCGTGTAAATGATTTATCACATGCGATTGAAGTTGCAAATGCAAGCCATTTAGCAAATGGCGCTTGTTTATATACAAACAATGCTGCAGCAATTCGTCAATTCCGGGAAACAATAGATGCTGGAATGTTAGGCATCAACTTAGGCGTTCCTGCACCGATGGCATTTTTCCCATTCTCTGGCTACAAAGATTCATTTTACGGTGACCTCCATGCAAATGGGAAAGATGGCGTAGAGTTCTACACACGTAAAAAGATGGTCACAGCTCGCTTTGTTGAAAAGAAATAG
- the iolE gene encoding myo-inosose-2 dehydratase, with the protein MLTNHSIKLGIAPIGWTNDDLPELGGNIPFEQCISEMALAGFEGCEVGNKFPRDPKVLRHSLELRGLSIAAAWFSSYLTTKPYEETEVAFIAHRDFLREMGAKHIVISEQGHSIQGDQTSPILENKPIFSEKEWEMLVEGLDKLGQLASEKGMTLVYHHHMGTGIQSEEEINRLMERTNPNYVSLLYDCGHLYFAGEDYLSVLRNHIDRIAHIHFKDVRDVVLKNVKEERLSFLDGIKEGVFTVPGDGVINFKAIIQLIAQSNYKGWIIVEAEQDPAKANPFEYAKNARQYIREIANL; encoded by the coding sequence ATGTTAACCAATCATTCTATAAAACTTGGAATTGCCCCAATAGGATGGACAAATGATGATTTACCCGAGCTTGGTGGTAATATTCCTTTTGAACAATGTATAAGTGAAATGGCACTAGCAGGTTTTGAAGGATGTGAAGTTGGGAATAAGTTTCCCCGCGATCCGAAGGTGCTTCGCCATTCGCTAGAATTACGTGGATTATCCATTGCAGCAGCATGGTTTAGCTCTTATCTAACAACCAAACCATATGAGGAAACAGAAGTAGCATTTATTGCCCATCGTGATTTTTTACGCGAAATGGGTGCAAAACATATTGTCATTTCAGAACAGGGTCATAGCATACAGGGAGATCAAACGTCTCCTATTCTTGAAAATAAGCCTATTTTTTCGGAGAAAGAATGGGAAATGTTAGTTGAAGGACTCGACAAATTAGGGCAGTTGGCAAGTGAAAAAGGGATGACTTTAGTTTATCACCATCATATGGGGACGGGTATTCAATCAGAAGAAGAAATAAACCGGTTAATGGAACGAACAAATCCGAACTATGTCTCTCTACTTTACGATTGTGGTCATTTATATTTTGCAGGAGAAGACTACCTAAGTGTTCTACGAAATCATATTGATCGCATAGCTCATATCCATTTTAAGGATGTACGTGACGTTGTTTTGAAAAATGTGAAGGAAGAAAGGTTAAGCTTTTTGGACGGAATTAAAGAAGGCGTATTTACAGTGCCGGGTGATGGTGTCATTAATTTTAAAGCGATAATTCAATTGATTGCACAATCTAATTATAAAGGCTGGATTATTGTAGAAGCGGAACAGGATCCAGCAAAAGCCAATCCATTTGAATATGCAAAAAATGCACGTCAATATATACGTGAAATAGCCAACCTATAG
- a CDS encoding class II fructose-bisphosphate aldolase, producing the protein MLVTLKESLAYATQHQFGIGAFSVASLEMIQGAVRAAEDLKAPIILQIAEVRLKHSPLHLIGPAMIAAAKKASVPIVVHLDHGLTEETILQALELGFTSVMYDGSHEKLEVNISNSKKIQRLAAQYHASFEAEVGRVGGSEDGSEEIEMLSTSVADAVRFVEEVPVDALAVAYGNAHGVYKGEPKLQFEKLSEIQEKVNIPLVLHGGSGISKEDFQKSIELGVRKINVATSTFQSVQQIVNQHAPFDDYYALHTQLIQGAYDNVSRHIYMFNSHQQIKEGLQHV; encoded by the coding sequence ATGCTTGTAACATTAAAGGAAAGTTTAGCTTATGCGACACAGCATCAATTTGGAATAGGTGCCTTTAGTGTCGCTAGTTTAGAGATGATTCAAGGTGCAGTTCGGGCTGCAGAAGATTTAAAGGCACCCATCATATTACAAATTGCCGAAGTTCGTTTAAAGCATTCCCCCCTTCATCTTATTGGGCCAGCAATGATTGCAGCGGCAAAAAAGGCTAGTGTACCAATCGTTGTTCATTTAGATCATGGATTGACAGAAGAAACGATTTTGCAAGCACTTGAGCTAGGTTTTACATCAGTCATGTATGACGGATCCCACGAAAAATTAGAGGTGAATATTTCAAATTCCAAAAAGATACAACGTCTTGCCGCACAATATCATGCATCATTTGAAGCAGAAGTAGGGAGGGTTGGTGGATCAGAGGATGGCAGTGAGGAGATAGAAATGTTGTCTACTTCTGTTGCAGACGCTGTACGTTTTGTGGAAGAAGTACCAGTTGATGCATTAGCTGTAGCGTATGGTAATGCACATGGAGTCTATAAAGGAGAGCCCAAACTTCAATTTGAAAAGCTATCCGAAATTCAGGAGAAAGTAAACATACCACTTGTTTTGCATGGTGGTTCTGGCATTTCAAAAGAAGATTTTCAAAAGAGTATTGAGCTTGGTGTTCGAAAAATCAATGTAGCAACATCAACATTTCAATCTGTTCAACAGATCGTAAACCAACATGCCCCATTTGATGATTACTACGCACTTCATACACAGTTAATTCAAGGTGCTTACGATAATGTGTCACGACATATATACATGTTTAATAGTCACCAACAAATAAAGGAGGGATTACAACATGTATAG